In Holophagales bacterium, one DNA window encodes the following:
- the rsgA gene encoding ribosome small subunit-dependent GTPase A: protein MTHHRSLAALGWSPWFAEQLRARGEAESSVARVAAVDREQLLLLDDTGAFRARLAGRLVHASSSPADLPCVGDWVVVERSPDDSAGRVRELLTRRTSLRRRAAGEVVELQMIAANVDVVLVVQSCHYDFNLNRLERYLVMIREGGAIPWVLLTKTDRVEPEAVEEQVAQIRSSSNDLPVLTLSNVTHEGLSALEGRLEPGKTYCFVGSSGVGKSTLINKLLGRDLLGTGVVSGTGEGRHTTVRRELVVLANGALVIDNPGMRELGVLGAGDGLAASFADIDERAGRCRFRDCTHTGEPGCAVQEAVASGEVAAGHYESYRKLSRESAFHELSYAEKRKKDKAFGRFVKSVKKDLGRD from the coding sequence GTGACGCACCATCGCTCCCTCGCCGCCCTCGGTTGGTCGCCCTGGTTCGCCGAACAGCTCCGGGCTCGTGGGGAGGCCGAGTCTTCGGTCGCGCGGGTGGCGGCGGTCGACCGGGAGCAGTTGCTGCTGCTGGACGACACGGGGGCGTTCCGGGCGCGACTCGCCGGGAGGCTCGTCCACGCGTCGTCGTCGCCGGCAGATCTCCCGTGTGTCGGCGACTGGGTCGTGGTGGAGAGGTCGCCGGACGATTCGGCCGGACGGGTGCGCGAGCTGCTGACGCGCCGGACCAGCCTGCGGCGCCGCGCGGCGGGGGAGGTGGTCGAGCTGCAGATGATCGCGGCGAACGTCGATGTCGTGCTGGTCGTTCAGTCGTGCCACTACGATTTCAATCTCAATCGACTCGAGCGCTATCTGGTGATGATCCGCGAAGGTGGCGCGATCCCCTGGGTGCTCCTCACCAAGACGGATCGGGTGGAGCCCGAGGCGGTCGAGGAGCAGGTGGCGCAGATCCGGAGCTCCAGCAACGACCTCCCGGTCCTGACGCTCAGCAACGTCACGCACGAGGGCCTCTCCGCGCTCGAGGGCCGGCTCGAGCCGGGCAAGACCTACTGCTTCGTCGGCTCGTCGGGAGTCGGCAAGAGCACGCTGATCAACAAGCTGCTCGGTCGCGACCTCCTCGGGACCGGGGTGGTGAGCGGGACCGGCGAGGGACGCCACACCACCGTGCGGCGCGAGCTCGTCGTGCTGGCCAACGGAGCGCTGGTGATCGACAACCCCGGCATGCGCGAGCTCGGCGTCCTCGGCGCCGGCGACGGGCTCGCGGCGAGCTTCGCCGACATCGACGAACGGGCCGGTCGCTGTCGCTTCCGCGACTGCACCCACACCGGCGAGCCCGGCTGCGCCGTCCAGGAGGCGGTCGCTTCCGGCGAAGTCGCCGCGGGACACTACGAGAGCTACCGCAAGCTCAGCCGCGAGTCCGCCTTCCACGAGCTCTCCTACGCTGAGAAGCGCAAGAAGGACAAAGCCTTCGGTCGATTCGTCAAATCGGTGAAGAAGGACCTCGGGAGAGACTAG
- a CDS encoding DUF2164 domain-containing protein codes for MIELPRETHTQAVASLERYLRERLELSIGHLGADGLLRYFLEEVGPCVYNRGVADAQARLLARVEELDGEVYEEELPYWPRQSAKAKGRR; via the coding sequence ATGATCGAGCTGCCGAGAGAGACCCACACGCAGGCGGTTGCGTCGCTCGAGCGCTACCTCCGCGAGCGGCTCGAGTTGTCGATCGGCCACCTCGGGGCGGATGGGCTGTTGCGCTACTTCCTCGAAGAGGTCGGCCCGTGCGTCTACAACCGCGGAGTCGCCGACGCGCAAGCGCGATTGCTGGCGCGCGTCGAAGAGCTCGATGGCGAGGTCTACGAGGAGGAGCTCCCGTACTGGCCGCGGCAGAGCGCGAAGGCGAAGGGGCGCCGGTGA